From one Dermacentor variabilis isolate Ectoservices chromosome 3, ASM5094787v1, whole genome shotgun sequence genomic stretch:
- the LOC142575568 gene encoding uncharacterized protein LOC142575568, producing MPLGYEYKITLQEEIRPDDEHINQINDKEATQGLQAERINDANLTLIINDLGQAEPSFANEPEAGHAARSVNSELANMRMRLTLEEREEVCRWGHHHRCTLVIVTSTGLTEGLSRRMASFAIQ from the exons ATGCCTTTGGGCTATGAATATAAGATAACACTCCAAGAAGAAATCAGACCTGATGATGAACATATCAACCAAATCAATGACAAGGAGGCCACCCAAGGG CTACAGGCCGAACGCATCAATGATGCCAACCTGACTTTGATAATAAATGATCTGGGACAAGCGGAGCCCTCGTTTGCCAACGAACCAGAGGCAGGACACGCCGCTCGCAGTGTGAACAGCG AGCTGGCAAACATGAGGATGCGCTTGACCCTGGAGGAGCGTGAGGAGGTGTGCCGCTGGGGCCACCATCATAGGTGCACATTGGTCATTGTGACATCTACTGGGCTAACGGAGGGCCTCTCCAGACGGATGGCATCTTTCGCGATTCAATGA